In Glycine max cultivar Williams 82 chromosome 10, Glycine_max_v4.0, whole genome shotgun sequence, the DNA window TAATGAATTTATGACCAAGAAGATAGTGTCTAAATTTGGCAATAGCTTCAGATATGGCATACAATTCTCGAACATATGCTGATTGGTGCTACATTTTGACAGTAAGCCGCTTAGAAAAATATGCAATAGGATGAGAACCTTGGCTGAGTATAGCTCCTATGCCTGAACCGGATGCATCCGTCTCAAGGGTAAAAGGTTGAGTGAAGTCAGGGAGAGCCAACACAGGAGCATGGGTGATGGCTTGTTTCAACTGCTGGAAAGCCAAATCAGCCTGTGCATCCCACTTAAAACTATCTTTCTTGAGCAAAGATGTCAATGGTAGAGCAATAGAGGCATACCCCTGTATAAACCGACGATAGTACCCCGTGAGACCAAGGAAACCTCTCAATTGTTTGATAGATGTAGGACTGGGCCAATCTAAAACCGCCTGGACCTTAGACTGATCCATTTCCACTCCATTTCCTGAAACAGTATGGCCTAGATAGTCCACTTTAGTAAGCCCGAAACTGCATTTGGATAATTTGGCAAATAAACAATGTTGTCGAAGTAACTGGAGTACCTCTTCAAGGTGCAATAAGTGAGCAGACCATGAGGGGCTATAAACCAAAATATCATCgaaaaaaaccaaaacagaTTTGCAGAGCTGTTGATGGAAAACATGATTCATCAAACTTTGAAATGAGGCAGGGGCATTAGTAAGGCCAAATGGCATGACCAGCCATTCACAGAGGCCTTGGTGAGTTTTGAAAGCCATTTTGTATCGATCCTCGGGCTTAACCAGAATTTGATGATACCCGGAACGCAAATCTAACTTGGAAAAATGAGTCGCACCACCTAACTCATCAAGGAGTTCATCCACAGTGGGAATAGGAAAACTATCCTTAATCGTGATGGCATTTAAAGCTCGATAATCTGTACAAAAACGCCaagtaccatcctttttcttgaCGAGTAAGACAGGTGAAGAAAACGGACTAGTACTAGGTTGGATGATACCTTGAAAGAGCATGTCGTGAACCATTTGTTAGATTTGAGCTTTTTGACTATGAGGGTATCGATACGGCTTCACCTTGACTGGGTTGGTGCCCTCAAGAAGAGGACAAATGAATCACCCAAATAAAATTTCAGTGTCAGAGCACTATAATTAGCAATATGTGGACCCAAGGTAGCCAACCAAGGAGCGCCCAAAACTAAGTCTGCACCAGTCACAGGCAGTAAATAAACTGGGAGCTGCAAGACATGACCTTGCACATGCACCTGTAAATTTGGGATATACCCTTCAGCTGTCAGACAATTACTGTTGCCCACTAACACTGAAAAATTCTCAGCAGGTAAGACAGGTAATTTGAGACAATGGGCAATCCGGGGTTGCAAGAAATTGTCGGAACTACCACTATCCAAGAGGATTTGCAGTTTGATTCCCTGAATCGAGCCTTGAAACCTTAATGTACCCAACCCATGTGAACCTTTGAGAGCATTAAAGGATAGGTGATGTTCATGGGCAGTAAGAGAATTGTCATTCGTTGGAGCATCTGGAGGTTCCAGTTCCGGGGTGAATGTATCCTCATCATCCCCTAAGAGTAGTAAGTATTGTTGATTGGGACACTTGTGATTAATGGAGAACTTGTCATCACAAGTGTAACAGAGCCCTTTCTCTCAGCGAAGTTGCATCTCAGCTGGACTCATTTTCTTTATACTAGGGGCTCGGTGGGGAAAAGAAAATGGTTTATGTGTGAGTGTGGGCAATAAGGGTGGCAGATTGGTATTTTTTGAAGCTGAAGGTTGGGGCTGCTGGACAGGTTTAACACCGGTGGAGGCAAAATAAGGTTTAGGTTTAGGggcatatttttcttcaaataatcgAGCTAATGAAACAGCTTTAGACATAGAAAAGGGACTCTGTGAAATCACATCACGTCGAATATTCGGTTTTAGTCCACTGATGAAAAAATCTAACAAAGCATCTGGACTAATGCCCTGGGTCCGATTAGCCAAAGCAGTAAACTCcaaataataatcattaacAGAAGTAGTATGCGTGAGTTTAAACAAGGTGGCTCGAGGAGAATCATAAGGTGAGGGACCAAACTCAATCTCTAAGGCTCAAGTAAATTGAACCCAAGACTAAAACGGATTGTGCCGAGTCATCATTTGAAACCAAGGTACCACATCTTTCTCGAGATGGACCGCAGCAATGGTGAGGCGATGTGCATCAGGGGTGGAGTAATAATCAAAAAACTGTTCAGCTTTAAAGACCCAGTGCAAAACATCAGACCCATCAAATCTAGGGAAATCAAGCTTAATGTTGCAAACCTGGAAGGGTGGAGGAGAAGATGGAACGGCGTTGTGTGAGTGGGACCCAGCAGATGGTGAACCCATTTGCACGGAACTGAGGTGGGACTCAAGACGATCCATGCGGGCCAAATCAGCAGCACGATGTTGCGAGTATTCCTGGTAGCGGGAGTCCATCATTTCCAACATCTTTTTGATATCAGCTTGAAGATCCTTGAGTCGTGTACCTTCAGCCATGGAGTTAGATGAAAGCACCAATGTAGGATATTACCACGTAACAGCAATTGCAATAAACAAGTAGTGATTGGAATAATAATTCTCTGTATTCAACTTTCAATGCCACAGCACACAGAGACTGAAATCAAGTATATAATAGTAAATGACTAAGACAGAAATATGAATTCTAGTCCATTTCGGGAAAAACTAGTGTAATAGCAAAAAGGTGATAAAAGCATAAGAGGCCTtgtagagagagagatagagactataagagaatgaaaaggtAATTGACATCACACGCTGCCCCCCTTCCTTCCCATTCCTTCCTTTATCACACATAGTCTTCAACGTATTTTTTGTTAtgctttctctctctatttcCTCTTCTCACTCCCTGATTGTCTGGATCAATAGCCACCTGTCCCCTTCCTTTAACTGAATCTGTTAGGTCAGGTGTCATTTCACATGTGGCATTCTCTGTCATAATAGATACctcatttgtttgtttcaataaaaatgataaaaagaaatgttTGGACCAATTAAGTTAAGTTCACTCCCAAAATAAAGAATTGGGTAGTTGTAGACTTGTAGGTGGAGTGAATCTTAGGGTAAATCCGCAATCTTGTCACGGGCATTGCTATTCCCACCCTGTTGTTGCTAAGTTAAATCCCAACTTTTCCCCAAAGAAACATTGAAAAATACCATtgacaaaaatatgtttatatagCTCCTTATGGATCCATACTAAATTTGTATTCTATCACTGTTTTTTACTAGTTAGTTGGGGTTTGTTAATAATTATAGTAGTGAAATGGTAACAACAAATTTTTAATACGCTATGATgaacacattttattttataaattgaaaattataaaattttgtaagacTCACTTTTTATTATGATGAGAAAATAGGTTATGCAGTtacaatgtaaaaataattttacactatcattcaatcataaatctttatgtatgataaatttattgactttaacaataatcactttaaaagttgtacCAATTGTGATTTTTGATTGATTGACTTTATATTGATAATACATAACTAATTAAactctttaataatttttattgatgattttatagtttttaattaattttaactaatataaCAGAGTGTGTTAGAGAGTATACATATCAGTCCAGCTCGTTTAAGGCTTGGCCCACAAAACCCGTGTTTAGACAGACCAATAAGTCTATAGTGtgaaataaatagattttttacaAGATTCATATCTGGCCGGTAAAAGTCCACAGATAAATGGATCGGTCTGCAGACCCAAATATtaacttgaaaaaaatatttaaaaaaaaaacaaaaaatgtataaaattaaaataaaaaaattgacttcattttttaaatttatcacattaaaaaatatcaacatttttaaaaaaataaattaacaataacagtctaaattaaagatcaaaataataacataacaaattaacaatattttcaCATTGGACATAGGCATATTAAACTTGTACtttaaagatcaaaataataacataacaaattaacaatattttcaCATTGGACATAGGCATATTAAACTTGTACTTTAAAGATCAAAATGAtaacataacaaattaacaatatttttacattGGACATAGACATATTAAACTTGTACTCTAGGAGTCCATGAACAAAGTCAGCTAAGTCCAGAACTTAACGTGTCAGACTTTAAAAGAGACTCTTTATTCGCTCGGTCCATGATGAACAATTCAATCCGCGAATCTGAATTTGTATACTCACCCGTACCACTAGGTATCTCCACAGCCAATTTTCAATCTTTTTGAGACAATTATAAGATTAACCTTCAATTCAAAACTTAGTTAAACAAACTATTGACGACGcggatccaaaaataaaaaactattaatgACTTCTAAcacttttcttctgttttttttttcttctcctgggACACCAATTTaattttccacttttttttttcttgttgaacTAATATGATACTCAAAGCCCAAAGGACAAAGGCAGTGGCCTTAAAGAAAACAAGGCTAGAAAGGCTGTTATTTCAGGCACCCCACAAATTGCATCTTACATtcccttttaattttataattttcaaaatctatAAATTTTCCTCCTTTGTTTATATgtgttttgttatatatatatatatatatatatatatatatatatatatatatatatatatatatatatatatatatatatatatatatatatatatatatatattccaaaaGATTTTTTCCACGTTTTGGATTGGTTGCTCCGAAATACATTTAAGGAAATGTAAAAATGTGTTTTGAAACACCATTCTGgaattaaaaaatgtgttttggaACTGACATATATTGGGTGCTTGTAAAAAATGTGTTCtagattgaataaaaatatgtcAATAAAGTCGAATGCAGAAGGAAACAATAACATCAAAGTGCATGTAAACAGTGCACAACAAAGGTGAACGGATTGAAgggataaaaaatttagaaggtAGAGGAGTCACaaaggggtagttttgtaattttgaaaataaggaggTGCAGAAGGAAATTTTATGGTGTAGGAAGTAACAGTTGGCTAGAAAGCTCTCTTAAGTCCAAAATAATACGCTTGCTAGGCCAAGGCCCAATACACGATAGATAGAGACTCTGCCATAAGAGAAAGTGACCAATTCTAATTTGCAATTGCAAGTTGCAACAGCTGAACTTTGAGTCTTTGACCATCTAATATCTATGATAGAAAGTATAACATtactaaacaaattatttatcacCAAGTGAACTGATAGTGATAGcccattatttaatattaaataagaataattttaagttatcctataacatttttttaataattttcttacttatatatattattttacggtatcaaatattgaatgatataaaaacttttcatactcaTTTTATCTTATTCTTATCCAAACTCTTTTATCTTATCctatttgatttcattttaatcACCAAACAAACTCTAAATCCCACCCTTCTCATATCAAAATCACCAGCGAATTGCTATAATGTATGATTTTGaacttgttattttttatttatagaatcaattattatataaacaattaCATGATATTTTTGGCGTGACACATATATCCCTGAGAATTATGCTCAACCTtatctactttttttatttattaaatcacatatttttttctccataCTTCCGTAGATTTcagttaacaatttttttttactaaagtgaTGGAAACTAAATGAAAACTGAATGTGtgtaaaaaaacatgaaaactgAAAAAAGGGCGAGGGATATCAGAAAATGACCAttccacaaaaaaagaaaaaaattcagaaaatgactatatttttgtaataaatttataatcctGCTTCTAATAAGAGAAAAAGTGTAACATCGTTGGCAATTAAATTGATGCTAATAAATGTTTAAAGAAACTGCAGCTTATGTGACACTAACCTTTTTCAGATATTATTTAAGTACGCGAAGCTTCTATTTAGCACACAATTAATTCCTTTCTTGCTAAGTGggcttatttaaaataaagtgtaTTTACATATGCAACTTTATGTCTAACAGTCTAAGttgtgaattaaattttaaaccttgatttttttatctacaaaatataattacattaagaGAGAAGACAAAGGATACAAGGGATACTCAACCCTTTCAAAACCTGCCAACTTCTAATTCAGTGATAAGATATTATTATTCTCTAACTTAAACTAACCAAAAAATACAGTAGAATTCAACTGTAAGGACCCTATTTTGTATCCCCATCATGTTGAAATTTACATTACCCACTCATAACATTCTCCTAACCCATATGTAACTTCAAATGATTTCTGGCCACTAAGTCTAAAATCTTGATTAAAGGATCTGAGATTATATATAACTTTGTAtcaataacttctttttttaatttctactatatgtttttctcttctttttgatattcaaaatctattttaagaAGAGTTATATATAGGCACACACTTAAGTATTTAATAAGTTTTGATTAttgagtaaaatataatttttgttattttaaatttttagaagtTTCCTTTTAGTCTctctaaaacttttgaaatgAATTACTTCTTGTTCCTCAAGTGTTAtctaatttactttttatcCCTCTATAAAATGTTGCCtaaatcattttgaaaagaatacaagtgatatatttttaaattagagggatgaaatatagagaaaaaagttagatggaataaaatcaatcataaatatttttagaagaaaGAAATAGGCTAATCACATATACAACAATGCCTAGCTTTTAACAACTTTAATTTGATACATgcattatcttttatatatatatatatatatatatatatatatatatatatgtttttttttttgaactaatATATTTACCAATCGAAAgtcaaaaatcaatcttttaaaataccaaaatttatttaaaaaattgacctcttacaacaaatatttttttatacacatttattatatatcaaaTCCATAactatatacttaaaaaaaacaaaattatttattaatatatcatatttGGTTGCATCCTCTCTATCCAGAACAACTCTCCACCATCCATAAACATGTGCCACTTGGTCTACATCCCTTGTGATAGTGCCGAATTTGATGATTTGCTAAAGATAGACTAGTAGAAACAATCATCCATAGCTACGTGGGAGTAGCTCTATGAGCTTTGAGCACATTAGTACATTCATTAATTATCTATGCTTCCCCAAAATAATGTTGAATTTTTGTCATATGGTTCGAATCTAAGATAGATTACATTATATTAATCAATGGTGACCCACCTCATTCATAATTGCATATTATTATACTATATTTTTGTATCTGGCGCATCATAtcatattcataaaataaaaactcttgtATGTCAATTAAAACACCCGTTACACAATTGAACAATTAGTTTAAATCCATCGAGCAATTTTGAAATGAACCATCAAACATAGACTTTTTGGGTTAAACATGAAGAATCTTACGACCACTTTATAGCCTTTATTACCTCTCACCCCAGCAATTCACGTAGCAACAAACAACAGACAAACATAAACATGTGGCAGTTAATAACAAAGAGTACTGTATACGACATTAACATGCCACGTGGCGAACTCACAATCCCTCATTCTTCACTTATAAGCCACGTATATTATTATACCCCAACCACAACTACTTTACACTTGTGGCTTTCAATCATCTCACTCACTCACTTAATCCATTTTCCTCCTTTATCCATTTCAAATTCAACCATCCAAGTAAAAGAAAACCACAAAAACTAGAAAACAAACCCAActtcaattattatttgaattcaaataagaAATAGACAATActagataaataaatagaacATCATAATTCAAAACCTAACTGTTTCCAAAAGCGATTATTGTAATCTATAATCACTCACTTTCCACACTCTCTCTAATCCCATCCCTTAATTATCgttctttctctctctgtgtTGCGCCATTCCTTTGTTCTCAGCTTCTTCTCCTTCGCCGGAACACTTCTCCGAACGATCAATTTTCCGGCATTCTCTCCGGCGATTCTTCTCCGATTATTCCTCACTCAGATCCATAGCTCTCACAATCTCCGAACCACTTTTTTTCCTCTTCCAGATCCGAATCCCGACGCGGAAATCCGGGAAGAACGAACGAACCGTTCACCGTTGATACATGGATTAGCATCACCTCGATGAAAACCTCTTCCACAAGCGTCTCACGAAACGATTCGTTTTCCTCTTCCACAAAAtcaccaccatcaccatcaccatcatCGTTCAGTcctagggttagggttttttGCTCAGTACGACAAAATGTTCAAGAAAATCATGAAAGGCGGGCACAAGAAGCCCGCTAAGTCCGACGCCAGCGATCCGGTTCCGCCGCCGTACGCCGCCGCCAACCGTAGCGCTCCGGCGGCTCCCTCCGCCAATGCCGTCTCCAACCACGCCTCGCGCATCTCCTCGACCCCGCTGACACTCTCTTCCGGCGGCTCCATCGAGCCGGTGCCGCTGTTCCGCGACGCTCCTGTCGCGGAACGCCAGAACCTCTTCCTCCGGAAGCTCCACGTGTGCTGCTACGTCCTCGACTTCTCCGACACGCTGAAGAACGTTAGGGAGAAAGAAATCAAACGCCAGGCGCTCATGGACCTCGTCGATTTCATCCAATCCGGCTCCGGCAAGATAAACGAGAATTGCCAGGAAGAGATGATCAGGATGATCTCCGTCAACATTTTCCGGTGCCTCCCTCCGGCGTCGCACGAAAACACCGGCCAAGAACCCACCGATCCCGAGGAAGAAGAACCTTCCTTGGACCCTTCCTGGCCCCACCTTCAGCTCGTCTACGAACTTCTCCTCAGATACATTGTTTCCTCCGACACCGATACGAAAATCGCGAAACGGTACATCGATCACTCCTTCGTTCTTAAATTGCTCGATTTGTTTGACTCTGAGGACCCGCGCGAGAGAGAGTATTTGAAAACCATACTGCATCGTATATACGGGAAATTCATGGTGCATAGGCCCTTTATTAGGAAAGCTATTAACAACATTTTTTACCGGTTTATATATGAGACTGAGAGACACTCTGGCATTGGGGAGCTTCTGGAGATTCTCGGCAGCATTATTAATGGGTTTGCCTTGCCCATGAAGGAGGAGCACAAGTTGTTTCTTGTGAGGGCGCTTCTGCCTCTGCATAAGCCGAAATCGGTGGGGATGTATCATCAGCAGTTGTCTTACTGCATTACTCAGTTTGTGGAGAAGGATTTCAAGCTCGCCGATACGGTGATCAGggggttgttgaagtattggccgGTTACTAATTGCCAGAAGGAGGTTCTCTTCCTTGGAGAACTTGAGGAGGTGCTGGAGGCCACGCAGGCCGCGGAGTTTCAACGTTGCATGGTTCCTCTTTTTAGACAGATTTCGCGCTGCCTCAATAGCTCTCACTTTCAGGTTCGTGGATTATTGCTATGTTTATATGATGGTGTTGGTTTGGACTTGGTGGTGGTGTGGGTTTAAATTTTCAATGTTGCTTGTTAAACTGCCACCTTCTATGTTATGACACTGATATAATGATACGTTATACATCCAATCTAGTATGTTGCGATTGTTTATTTATGGTACGTGGGGAATGGGGGAGAAGAGGGGGTATGTAAGTTTCAGCTGCCTAATTACTGAACTTTAATTGTGtcattctttttctgtttcCACTTATATAGCTCCATATTCTATTGTGATTGAATCTGTCTTTCTTTTAGTGAAAGTTGTAGTGTTTATTGTTTAGTTGCTTTTTATGCCATGTGTCTATTACTGATGCACCTTTAGAtaggagaaaaaggaaaaacttgTATTCTGTGTCATTAACTATTAATGTGAGAAGTTGATTTATGTTCAAATTTGACTTGATTGGCTCATGACTTTTCACATATAGAAATGCAAACATAGACAGACACATGCACATGGTTTTTCATGTACAGGGATTTTGACTTAATTATTGTTCATTGTCTGGTTCAGAGCTGAGTACTGAAATGGCAAAGTTAACCAGAATTGAAATTCAACTGGTGGCCTTTTGTTTACctattaattatgaaatatttagTGTGATATGTATcttttaaatagtaaaatacCTAGTGCAAAATAAAGCTTATATAGCTAAGGACATATGCAAAGTTAAtacctttagtttttttttttttattattgtcacAACGTGCATGTGATTCTATTTTAAGAATGTCAACGTAATTGGAGTTTGGAACCAACTCTTGAGATTGCGGCTTGTGGGGAATATGGCTGTTAGAGTCAACTGTTCTCTGGTTCCCTGATTTGTTTGGACAAATGCAACGCCCTTCTTGATTTAAGATACCGAGTATATTCCTGTGATTTAACATGATCAATTGCACTGTGCCCCCTAACGACAAAATCCAGAGTTGAGTTAGATGGAATGAGAGTCACGTTCATGTCACATGACTTACTAGAAATCAAAACAGTTTGAAAGGACATAAGAATTCCTAATGAACTTGTGTTCTGAGAAGCTGCCCTTAGGTTCCTTAATGTGTCATTTTTGTGGATGAACTTTGTTTCTCAACAGAAGATAAATGGGTAATATTTCTAGGGGACATGTTTTCATAAGTCATAAGCTGCTTGCATCAACTAACATCTTCCTTTCTACAAACCCTTCCATTAACACCTGGAAAGGAAATTGCTCTTATAAGAGGATAATTACCCAAACCAAACTAGTGAAATTGTACCTTCCAATTTTCTGAAAAATCCCATGTGTTCTTATCTggattttaatatattagaatttaattattattgatacgtcatattttttattcagaGAGTCAATGGGCGGTCCTTGATGGATTCTTTTTGGGAGGAATTCATATGATCATATCAATTATgatgtttgtctctttatcaTTTACTTCCAAATAATAAAGTAGTCTTAGGTATTTTATTCTAATCTGTTAGCATCTTAAATTATGATGAAATTTTATGACTATCTCAGATTTATTACTCCCTTTTGCTTCCTTCTCTGGAGTTGAGCTTAATCTCTGGCAAGTGTTGTTTAGTCTTGAGTGTGGTGCATCTTTCTGAAAGATGAAAACCAGTTTGTtgcatttttcttaattatgaaACCCCGTGTTTGAGCATGCTCTTCAGAATCTAATTAagcaatgaaaatgaaattttataaggCAGGCAATTTGAGTCCTTTTTAATGGATTCAATctgaagattctgaatgctCTTGCTATTGGTCACTTGGTCAATAAAATATCTTCCTGATGCTTGTATATCACCAGAGACTGAAAATAGTGTTGTTTATGCTAATGAAGGGAATATCAGCACTAGGGAAAGAAATATAGCTCCACAATAAGCCCATAAAACATATTGGGGAAGTAATGATGTACTTTGCAGGGAGTTAAAACCCATCAGGAAATTATTGAGTCTGTGAATTATAAGAACTTTATGGTCAGGAAGAGATGAATTCAAAATCCGGTttgtatagaatttttttttttgtataatttctGCTATGGGGCAACATTTTTGACGGACAGAAAAGAACATGGGCTAAATTCAGTTGTCATATCATAtactttgttattgtttttagcCGATTGGCAGTGTTTTAAATCCTGAATAGTGGCACATAGCTGGTCCCAAAAATGCTAGAGGGATAGTCgccattttgaaatttttatatagtttatattttgtatGCTATATACAACTATATGTATAAATCTCAAAGATgataaaaaatactcaaaattcATGACTCAATAATTAGTGGGATAGCTGCCATCttgaaatttttatatagtttatattatctatgctatataaatataaattatcaaaaatgataaaaaaatactcaaaattcatgattaataataaaaatacaaagttaTAGGTgtgttaaataaaacaaaaaaagtcaaATACAAGTTGCCCTCATTATCATTTTCACCAGCTGCAGATTTCATTTTGGGAAATTAATATCCCAAAAATAGCCCAAGCCATTACAGGGGTTGCTGTAGTGTAGCGGCCATAGCAGGCCAAATTATTCAGTGCTGAGCTGCTACACTGTTATAGCAGTGCTATTTAAAACCCTGCCTATTAGTTATGTTACTTATATGCAACTGGCTAACTTAACCTTCATTCTGATACATGGGAACTTTAATATTTATACTGCTTTCAcccactccccccccccc includes these proteins:
- the LOC100795277 gene encoding serine/threonine protein phosphatase 2A 57 kDa regulatory subunit B' beta isoform, coding for MFKKIMKGGHKKPAKSDASDPVPPPYAAANRSAPAAPSANAVSNHASRISSTPLTLSSGGSIEPVPLFRDAPVAERQNLFLRKLHVCCYVLDFSDTLKNVREKEIKRQALMDLVDFIQSGSGKINENCQEEMIRMISVNIFRCLPPASHENTGQEPTDPEEEEPSLDPSWPHLQLVYELLLRYIVSSDTDTKIAKRYIDHSFVLKLLDLFDSEDPREREYLKTILHRIYGKFMVHRPFIRKAINNIFYRFIYETERHSGIGELLEILGSIINGFALPMKEEHKLFLVRALLPLHKPKSVGMYHQQLSYCITQFVEKDFKLADTVIRGLLKYWPVTNCQKEVLFLGELEEVLEATQAAEFQRCMVPLFRQISRCLNSSHFQVAERALFLWNNEHIVSLIAQNRTVILPIIFEAFEKNISSHWNQAVHGLTVNVRKMFLEMDAELFEECQRKHAEKEAKVKELAEQRELNWKRLADVAAQNGVEDMVT